Within the Glycine max cultivar Williams 82 chromosome 12, Glycine_max_v4.0, whole genome shotgun sequence genome, the region TTATGTGCGATACGTCAAATGGCAGCTTATCTAACATAGTTTTAGGCATGACATTGAGGGAAGAGTCATTGTCAATAAGTACTTTGGCCACTACGTGGTCCATCGATTTGACGGACACGTGCAAAGCCTTATTGTGCCCCCTGCCCTCAACTGGTATCTCCTCGTCGAGAAAAGTCAGGCAATtgtttacagtgatgttgttgactaTGCCCCCAAAGCTTTCCACTGATATGTCTTGCGCTACATGGGCCTCATTCAAAATTTTGACCAACAGCGCCCGATGAGGTTTGGAGTTCATGAGCAACCCTAATAGACAGATCCTGGCTGGAGTCTTGTTCAATTGCTCAATCACTTTGAATTCACTCTGTTGAATGATTCTCAGAAATTCAGTCACCTCCTCAGTTGATATCTCCCTCTTACTAAGGCCATCTTTCCATGGCACTGCCTTATCACTCTTGTAAGGGAAGGGTGCAGGCATCTTTGCTGTAAAGGGCTGGAAGCCTCGGGGTCTCTGAGTGGTAATATCCCTGGTGAAatggatcaccaaaggcttaggcTTACTCAGGTTTCTATCACCCGACTGCATGCATACCTCCCCTTCCTCTTTCTTCGCCCTGTAGATTTCAATTTGCCCCCTATTTATCATTCCCTGCCACAACTCCTCAACTATTGGGCATGTTTCCACATCATGCGACGCCCCTAGATGCATTAAGCATGGATCACCTTTGTCACCGTCAAGGTCAATTACACCGGCCTCGCGCAATGCTTCCAATATGAATTGCCTGGAAGTCAATACATCCCCTATCTGCTTCAGCCTTCGAGACTCCCATTATTCCAATGTGTTCACTTTCGAGCTTCCATAATTGGCAAGCGGATTAGTCCTCACATTCGGACTATCCTCTTGAAATGTTAGCCATCCAACATCAATCAAGCTTTGTACCTTGTGCTTGAGGGCTACACATTGCTCGATAGAGTGCCCCGGGACACCATCATGATAGGCACATGTGGCATTGGGATTGTACCATCGGGGAAATGGAGGCTAATAGACATTTTCGGGGCTCACCATGGCCAATTGGTTGCTTAGCAAGGATGGCAACACATTAGCATACAACATTGGTATTGGGGTGAACTCTCCAGGTTTTCTTTCTGGGAATTGGTATTGGGGTGAACTCTCCGGGTTTTCTTTTTGGGAAGTTCCTCCTTGGGTTAGTGTTTGTATTGGGGTTGGGATTTACATTTAGTCAGGGCTGTGCAGGGAATGGATTTTGtgggtgatgttggggaagTCTTTGTGGTTGAGTGGGCATTCTCTATTGGATGGGCGTCGGACAGAGAGAAGATCTAATATTGGCCGAGTAATTGTATTGGTGCTGGGGATATTGGTACATGGGGTTGTGAGGGGTTTGTTGGGAACTTGGCCATGTGGAACCTGTAGTTatggcatgggcatctccttcctttttcttagCTCCACCTATTTCAGTCTTCCTATTGCCAGCACTTGTTAAAGCAGCATAATCGAATTTGCCCCTCCTTAGGCCTACCTCGATCCTTTCACCCACAAATACCAGATCCGTGAAACTTGAGGACATGTaccccaccatcttctcatagtaaaacaccaataacgtgtctactatcactgttatcatttctttttcCACCATTGAGGGCGCTACTTGAGCCGTCAAATCCCTCCACCTCTAGCCGTATTCCTTGAAGGACTCATGCTcccttttgcacatgttttgcaaCTGCATTCTATCCGGGGCCATGTTGGAATTATACTAGTACTACctgatgaaggcaaccattaggtctttccaagAACCGATCCAGGAAGATTCTAGGTTAGTGTGCCAAGTGATAGCTTCCCTGACCAAACtctcttgaaaaaaatgcatcaaGAGCTTCTCATCCTTCACgtacgcccccatcttccgacagtacatcttcaGGTGTTTCTTGGGGTAAGTAGTCCACTTGTATCTTTCAAAGTCCGGTACCTTGAACTTCAGAGGAATGATCCTTCATCTGTTCATGAACTTCCTCTATCTCGCTCATGATTTTAGCCTtggcacgggttcggtaaggttgtcgtaaagcgtgttctttctttttggttACTATGGTTACTTTTTGATAACGACAATGACTGCTAAAAATAGAATGCAATGAGTAATGCAACAATTGGATAAACGTGAATGCATGGCAATGATAAGTCGCTGAAGTATTGAATTCACACATTTCATGGCTACCCCCTGCAAACAAccttggaagctcttgactcattcaagaatcaagagaagactcaatcaagataagtactaaaaaagtttttcaaaatattgagtagcacaagaagttttcacaaaatcattaccaaagagttttactctttggtaatcgattaccagaagatagtaatcgattaccagtgttttaaaatgttaagatttcaaatttcaagagttataacttatgtttaaacagttttaaagtattttaaacttgtgtaatcaattaccaaagcttcttaatgttttcattttcaaaattcaaaatgaaaagtcacatctgttgatgtgtaatcgattacaccttaatggtaatcgattatcagtgactgatttcgaaaaatacatttccaaaagtcacaattcttcaagtgaaaGTATCGAAACTGCTTAAGTAAGTGTAACaacagttacactcacatttgccaGATTATAGAAACCTCGCCTCtacattctctctctccaaaaatttgcacattttgcatTTGTACTCTCTTTGTGCATTTTCAACTTtgaagcatcaatcatacaccgtccaagtaagttccttgatccttttttctctttttcttgtcttaactttagggtagaagactttaactgtagctttagatttttagggattttatgttttgttagaattagtttaagattaCGGTTATGTAAGCTTGTATACTGAATTGAGTATGGCACACGCATTGCATGtatgatatgccttttagaggcttgaaaagtgcgAGAAAACGAGCTGTGTTTTCTGCGTTTTCTAgaaaacgcgatgaactcgctaagagAGAATGCTaagctaagcgagttcatcaatactcATTGTATATAAGCTTTATCTGAAGAACTCGCCAAGCGCACTtactgcgctaagcgagttcatccttTGAGGATAAACATTCATCCTCTTGCTGAACTACCTATGGCTAAGCAAGGGTGAATCGCTAAGCCTAGGTAACTTAACCAAATTTCGTATCTTAAGCCTTGCGCTAAGCCGACTTTACCTGAGCTAAGCGCATTTCATCACGGAAAACTTTAGGCTAAGAGAGCTTAGCTTCAGCTAAGCCGACATGTTATGTTGCTCAGGGCGTGCTTAGCGAGCTGTATCCCGCTAAGCGCCTATTGTTAATTTTAgcctttattgttgttgttcaaCTTGAACGATTTTTGGTATCAGGAATCTTGATTTCTTTTTAGTTACAAATGGAATCAAGAAAAAGAGCTATAACAGAAGACATCCCTTCGTCATCCACTCCAGCTCCTCCGTCAGTAACTGTAGGACAGGATGTGCAAAGTTCACCAACTTTAGTTCCTATGCTACAAAGCTTATTCCGAGGACAGTTCATTATCATGCACAGCCTGCAAGAGTTGGCTCACAATAGGCCAATCATATCTATGGAGCATTTTCTTGAGCAAGTAGCCTGGCCTGAAGCTCAACTTCCATTGGTGAGACCCAACGAGGCTGCTTCGCTTGAGCCCACACCTGTGCAGGTCAATTTAGAGCCAGCTAACCCACAATCTCCAGTGGTGAATCCACCTTCTTCGCCTGAGCTTGAAGCAGTTCCACCATCTCCTCCTCTGATTGTCATTTTTGACACATCATCATATGCTCCTCCTGATTCACCAGTTGTAGAAACAGCTGACCCCCCTGTTTCCCCAATTGGAGGAATTGCTGATCTTTTTGATTCGTTATCTGGAGAAACTGTTGCTCTCACTGATTCCCCAATTTAAACACGTTTTGACATTGTTAATTCTGGATGTCACTTTTTGCTTTTTgggttattattataattatggttTTCGTACAATATttcctttatatttatatactctACTAGTTTCTTTATGGGTAGTTAGTTTGCTTATTCTGAAGCATCTGGAACAGTTTAACTTAACTTTTGTTGACATGacagtgaaacacttttatctttttgtgaaaatggttgtatgctttcattttgaactgaatgcatgattttgatggaatttgtgtttcctttcatgagtttgagcaagtgtgtatgttagacaaagaaagaacaagaatgtgaacttgcaattagaattgttagtcagtagacagattgattgtgaaagaaaagcttgaaccagaaccggtgagagtgtgaacttaaactgtgagtgaacgactaacTGTGAGTAAtgatctttgcatgaatctctgaattttagaatgaaatgtataaatgaggacatgatgaaggccatgattttACATACACAAGCTCTCTGACCAAatagcttaccttgaatgatactTGTATCTTTTGCTCCCGTGTATAAAGCTTATTGATTTGTCAGTAACTAAACCCTGAACTTTAAATGATTATCTCctaataccttgtttagattctaggagagcatatggttcaagacaaatttactctaaatttgggggagaaaagttgaaaagaatgaaaagaaaaaggttaagcatgagcacacacaacaaataagttgtatgttaaaaaaaataataaataagttgtggtgttacaataaggtcaaaagcaaattaAGAAAAGGGAATAGTGAGAAGGCTATttgtacaaaacaagaaaagatcATTGGGATTAGTCTAGgacttgtgctctcttagaatctaaaccttcgaatcctagaaaaaccaatgaatttttgtagccaagcctcactacaagtcCTTCTGCTTatgtttatacatttctgacttgatggcatgagatgaaatgcaaagattggacctcctgtcagttgttatcaatgaatagcttaaacacttgtgcttgagtgaaacagtagccgtgagactgtggtttgagctactttccttgatatttgtcttatgaTTAACTTCATCCAACTGTATAGTTCACATTTTGTTCTCCTCTTTGTCTGGCTGCATattctgtgaaaacaagtgataggtacacattgcttcatctttctcatcatgcaatcaataaattttgatgCATACACCTTTATACATAAACACTGCATGTTTTACCACTTGAGGACTagtgagttgttctctttttcttgaggactagcaaaactgtaaatttgggggagttgttagtcgatgaatatgactaacttttgtgtataaaacctgtgcattttgtatcaaactttcccaatttattgttgttttgtaATAGTACAAGTACTttctgttaaatataggtagaagataatttatacttttgttttgtgtgtttaataatcaatttctctcaatttcaggttaattaggaaaattggcaaaagtgttgttttcaccttctcgctaagccaatacgCTGGCCTAGTGACCATTCACTAAGCGCGACACTCAATGGCTAAGCACGAGGAAGAATCcaaaagaagatgagctgtcagGTTCGCTGAGCGCACCGCTCCTggtcatcaagcgcaccgcttcagctcaTCCGCTAACCGAGAGAAGCGCGCTGAGCCAAAAATCGCTAACGTGCGTTAAGCGGTCCATAAGtgtgctaagcgcacgagcacaaacaaggccacctatttaagcctgaaatcatatTTGCCAATGGAGTTTGgaatttttcttgaagaagcctCTGCATGCACGAGAATCTGGCCCTGGCTTGAAGCTTAAGTTCTAGAGGGAGAAAGGTTcaagttccaaagagttctgagagattttgctgtgtgaagatctgcagagatgcGAGTTCAAAGCGGAAGCCGTTCTGAgaacttgagatgagtttgtgagtgattgtgagatcctacaggtgaaggagacatcctcaccacttgtgtttttgcagtctttcatcttgttcttctctttgttgtaaaggaggtttccaaactatggaaagctaaatcctctgttggatcttccctgtaggtacctgatgtaaatatatttctatctatgtaattatgttttatgtgttctctgtgctatctgcttttcattccagtgtgcttttaccttgatcacgtagatgcatgctttggtagggtcattcaacagtagGAACtagtctgattctaaagtccttggtagtacgggactaagttgttgtgctatcacgagggatcgaggtACAAGAAagtagttgtgtatgtgtgtcttaatgcggtcttggttgagtttactcttacaagagggatctgcggacaaggcttgatcaggactaggctatgctatcatgaggaatcggggtctagcagtccaggagacaacataggaacgcatgagcatatttaaatagagaacatcctttttagcatcaggaacctatgagGAAGACCAATGTTATCTCTACTTGTTTGTACACAGTATTTCTCttgtgtgattttctttctttttgccaaGATAGTTTAAATACTTGTCCATAACCACAGTTATATTTTCATACCAGATGCCTATTTATCGAAATAGCTTTCCatataacacaagttccccaagagttcgatactcggttcttaccgttttatactacttgtgctttCCATGCACTTGTCGGCCGCAACCAGCAACCAGGTTCACCTTCTCCTTATATTGATCAATGATTATCAACagattctcttttattttgctCAGCTATTCCGTCAAACTTCTCTTTGACCTCTGACAAGCCTTTAACTTATCCTCTAACACCATGCTTTCCATCCTTGATTTGTCCCTCTCGGCCCTTCTACGCTTAAGCTCGTTACTGCTGCCCCACggagcccctcaaaacttgttcCTACtccattcttcctttcgggccctTTTTGTTTCCCACTCTAATGCTTCAACCGTGGTCATGTTGATATCTTTCAGCTCATCACACTCTTTTCTGACCCTAGTGACTACCGTCTTAAGATTCTCTTTCACCAATCTTGTTCTTTCGAGCTCTGCTTTCAAAGCTTGCACTTCTTCACTTTCCACAAGAATTTCAGCCTCTTTCCTACTTAGACTTCTCAGCTTTGGGAGCCAGGCTATCCCTTGCATTCTAGACTTCAACCACTTGTGATAGTCACTGATGACGCCATTGCTACCTCCCCTAAGCTCCTTATCTTTTCTTCCCACTCTATTCCACGCTTTACAGATTTTGTGAAGTATCTTCGCATTAGCTTCATTGAAACCTCGctcgatgaaaggcgtgatgatTTTCTCCGACGACTCACCTCTCATAGGATAGCCTAATTATCTTATGGCCagaacgggattataattaatacaacccctcgtccccatcaagggcACATTTTGGAATCCCTCACATGAGCATAACACTCCTGGCTCTCCTTCTTTCCACCGTGGGAACCAACTAATGGACACTCCCGTCATGCCTACCAAGAGTTCTTCCCAATTTTCTTTACCCTCTTCGGAGCACATGAGATGACCTTGTAGGAGACAGACTGATCTACCCTCATGATAAAAAACATGGGATacaaaccatacataaagagcaggTGTACAACAGACAATTCTTGCattgctcttctcacatctcaAGTCGAATATATCACATGTATCTGCCAAAACAGCAATGATCGGGCTTTCCTTGCtgtggtgataagcaagaaagGCGTCGATCGCCACTAGATCCACCAACCCGTCTACATTCGGGAATAGTACTGTCCCAAACACTAGCAGAGCTAATACGTTGATGAATGTTGCCCATTCTCCTTGGTTGGCCAAAGCTTTCGCCTTCTCCTCCAAGCACTTCCTTGGTATCTCTGCCACTTcattcctattttgctttaATCGGTCTAGCTCTTGTTCTGAGATCTTGACCACTTTTTCTATTCTTGCCATAGAAGGATAGAATCTGGAAAAAAAGGTATGGCTTCCTCCCGCCTAACGGGCATCCTAAGATCCCTTCGAACTCCTCTATGGTTGGTGCTAACTGAAAGTCCCCAAAAATGAAGCATCTGAGTGATTGGTCATAATATTGTGTGAGAGATGTGATGGCTTCAACAGACACATCTATCGTTGCGAGATCCCAGATCTTCACATATACCTTGCTGAAGGCTTGACGCCAAACTTGATCCATCCGCAACCCTAGTTTTCGCAAGCTGGCTAGCTCTAGATTCTTGactttgacatgatagaacctTTGTTTAAACAATGGTGCTTGGTCTGACCCTATGtttgtgaaaatgaaaatttcaatGACCAATACTTCAACACCTTATCGTGGAGGAGATATGATGAATGCATCAAGGTAtggttatgctatgcatgacaaacgTATTTATCAAACGACATAAGATGCCTAAAAGACCATCTTTTCTTATCCATAATGCATTGGGCATCATGGTTTGTTTGCAGTTATAATCATGGTACCCAATGCATGCAACTAAGAAAGAGGTGCAGACTTTCACGCTTCTTGGTGACTTTGATGGTGAAAAATAATGCAAGGCATGAGTCATGACACAACGAAagcatgcatgagtgaacataatgACTAATGGAAACAGAAGGTATGTGGTTGGTTGCACAAAGAAACATGCTAGACGAGTGAGCATGATAACATAATGACTTAATGCAAAATGTCTTTtatgaacataataaaaatgataaacacAGGAATGATGCATACTATTACGATGTATAAAGATATGCATGACTAGATCAAGGAAACGAGACATAGTGAGTTTGTTCCGTGTCCTTAGTTTAGGATCCTAATGGAAGGGATCAAAAGTTCGCTATCcggtgataattcccaagggtaGTTGTACATAACTTTcaaggtttctagagatatcatcctctttgatAACAACGttgtggcggtagggactaccagcgacaacGTATCATTAAAAAAGGacaactctagatgaggcttcactgttatcaagcaagtcggagacccagcataaCCATAGATCGACCTCCATTCCCTGTGTATGACAcaaacccgggtgtagggcctaATACCTCAATGTGTGTGCAATGGTGTAGGTACCATGCGTGCATAGAACGaacaaatatttctaactacaaATGTAATAGATAGATAGACACACAAACACAATAACACAGCAAAGGTTACAAACaaatatgaacaaaacaaaAGGTAGAAGGGAAaaggtgatgtaagctccattagagcttgtaggcctaggatcttcttcatcaatggattcctttgcttcttagaagatgaatggcagtggaatgga harbors:
- the LOC102664088 gene encoding uncharacterized protein → MARIEKVVKISEQELDRLKQNRNEVAEIPRKCLEEKAKALANQGEWATFINVLALLVFGTVLFPNVDGLVDLVAIDAFLAYHHSKESPIIAVLADTCDIFDLRCEKSNARIVCCTPALYVWFVSHVFYHEGRSVCLLQGHLMCSEEGKENWEELLVGMTGVSISWFPRWKEGEPGVLCSCYPMRGESSEKIITPFIERGFNEANAKILHKICKAWNRVGRKDKELRGGSNGVISDYHKWLKSRMQGIAWLPKLRSLSRKEAEILVESEEVQALKAELERTRLVKENLKTVVTRVRKECDELKDINMTTVEALEWETKRARKEEWSRNKF